The DNA region TCACATAGTAAGATAAACTCATATTTGTGTTATAAATTATGCCTTCataattattaattttatttgAAAAGTAAAATGTTGCAACCAAAAAGAGAGAAAATTTGTCACACAATTATCCACCATATATAATAATATGTTtagatttattttatttaaatagaTTATAAATAAATGgaagataaataaaataaattcaaaCTTAGAGCATCAATTTTATCCTCTTCCAATTGTCGTCTTTTCTTGTTTCTAGTTTTTCACATGTGCAACTTCTTATTACACAATTATAACAACTATCATTTAAAATTGATCGCTTTTGTAAGTCTCATAAATTTTACTCATTCACTAACACACATTCACTTTATCTTTGTTTTCTAATTTGAATGATGAACTAATTTGAGAAACGATAAAATATTGAAAAAGATGTAAAGGAAGAAGTCTAAATCTAGGgcaaaataaaaaaataaaacacCATTCATACTATTGAAAAAAATTcatattaatttaaaaaataaaagtGTACTATAAAATAAGACAAATGAAGCAAAATCATGGCTTTTAAATATTTCATACATTTGATAGTAATTTTGACATGCTCAATTGATCAACCACTTTGTATACAAAGTAAAATCTAATAACCACAATCTTATGAAATTTAGTCCTTGATAAAAAGAAAGATTTTCTTATAAAGGAGTATCTGAAAAGTATGTAAAAGATCATCAACAATAAGCTTCTCTATCTTTTGGGAATTCAAATCAAACTGAACTAGTTCTTTGTATTTTGTTCTAAAAAATATTTCACCTTTGTTTCCTGCTCCAATAGGACGATCAATATAACTAGGTAATGATTCAACAATGAAGAGTTTAGTCCATGATTCTTTCACACCATATTCACCCAAAATTGATACGTAAAGAGTAGATGCTGTACTTCCATAATTTATAGCACAAGTTGTAATAAAAGCAACATACCCATTTAATGTCATAAATCGTTTATCCTTAGATTCACGATAGAAATTACCATCCACTTGTAATGGTAAAGGTGTTTTGTAGAATACCTCAAAACTCAAGTCAAACGAGACCAAACAATCTTCATCTCTATTCCACCAATGACACACTCCATTTGTGTACAATATGGCATCCAAAGTAACAGAACCAAGAGGAATATCTACATCAAGTTTCCTCCAAGAGTCTGTTCTTAGGCTATACAGTTCCCATATGGATTCATTTGACTCAGTATCTTCGATGCCACATCGAATCGATTTCATTGCATTCCGAATCACTTTATGATCATCTCTAACACGGTCATAACCAAATCCCATAAGTGAGAAGACAAATCTGTAATGAGATGGCCGAGACTCAATGGGACTAGGAGGAAGGACTTTGAATTCCTTAGTAGATAAGTTCCAAAATGCAGTTTTTGGAACTACACTACCAGTGTAGAGGCAAAAAGTTTCATCAACAAAAGAACCCAGAATGTTAATGGATATGTCATCCTCTTGAAATAAAGGTGGCCAGTCTAATTTGACCTTATTTTCAAATTTCTCACCATAACGCGAAAATAAGGTGCCACGAAATCCATCATATGTAAATTTAAACTCTATGGTGTGACATGAACCATCATCATAAGAAAAATTATTATTAGATGCAAAATTGATGCGATACATGTTCATAAAATTAGGATTTTCAAATAAGAGAGACCATGATTTCTGTATACACCTAAAACGCACCAAAGATTTTAGAGGCAATTTCGATATAATGGACAATGTAAGATCATTAGGTACATGATTTCTTACCTTTTCAGCTGTAACAGAATCTGTCGATTTTGAATTCTCCATTTCTCAAATGGTAGACACGATTAAATGATAATGAAAAACTATTTAAACAGAGTAAAACTGCACACCAACCATAATTAAGCGATTATGATAATGAGAATCATAAGATTTAGAAATTTGTTTCCCCCAAAGAATTCTTTCTCATTATATACTCTGCAAGTTTGATCCAAGAGATGATCTAATTTTTTAGTTTTCTTAACTATTAAGTTTTTGGTTTAGTCTTAATTAATACCTCTAGTCtttaataaaagaaaaaatttaCTTTTTAGATTAATTGAAAAATCAATGTATCTGGACTATAT from Lathyrus oleraceus cultivar Zhongwan6 chromosome 1, CAAS_Psat_ZW6_1.0, whole genome shotgun sequence includes:
- the LOC127104938 gene encoding F-box/kelch-repeat protein At3g06240; this encodes MENSKSTDSVTAEKVRNHVPNDLTLSIISKLPLKSLVRFRCIQKSWSLLFENPNFMNMYRINFASNNNFSYDDGSCHTIEFKFTYDGFRGTLFSRYGEKFENKVKLDWPPLFQEDDISINILGSFVDETFCLYTGSVVPKTAFWNLSTKEFKVLPPSPIESRPSHYRFVFSLMGFGYDRVRDDHKVIRNAMKSIRCGIEDTESNESIWELYSLRTDSWRKLDVDIPLGSVTLDAILYTNGVCHWWNRDEDCLVSFDLSFEVFYKTPLPLQVDGNFYRESKDKRFMTLNGYVAFITTCAINYGSTASTLYVSILGEYGVKESWTKLFIVESLPSYIDRPIGAGNKGEIFFRTKYKELVQFDLNSQKIEKLIVDDLLHTFQILLYKKIFLFIKD